The nucleotide window ATTACGGGAGATCGGAGGCGGCGCATACCGATTCGTCCGCGAACTGCCCGATCACGTTTCCCATGACTGACACGCTCCACATCACGGTCGAATCGACGGCGGAGTTCTTCGAGGCGGCCCTCGACGACGTCCGCCAGATCGAGGCCGACGACGCCGAGGACGCTCATGTCCTCAGCCTGCCCGACGAGGCGGCCCTCGAACGCGTCCTGAGCGCGAAGAATCTCGAACTCGTCCGGACGATCGCCACCGAAGAGCCCGAGAGCGTCCGCGAACTCGCCAGGCTGGTCGATCGGGACATCAAGAACGTCTCGACCGCGCTCAACCGGTTGGCCGAGATCGGCCTGGTCGAACTCGACGACGACGGCTACGCGAAGCGGCCAGTCGTGTGGTACGACAATATCGAGATCGACGTTCAGGTGACGCCAGACGGGTCCGACGGTGTGGTTGCGTAGGCAGCGAGTCCCGCCGATCACTCCCCGACCGCCGCCCCTCTCCGCGTGCGCAAGACCGGCAGGCCAGGCCCACCGATCGTCTCCGCGCTTCCGCCAGTCACCGGACTTACGGGGCTCGAAACCCACGTCCGACGCATGGTTCTTGACACAGGGGTCAAGACCCACCCGTCG belongs to Halococcoides cellulosivorans and includes:
- a CDS encoding HVO_A0114 family putative DNA-binding protein, with protein sequence MTDTLHITVESTAEFFEAALDDVRQIEADDAEDAHVLSLPDEAALERVLSAKNLELVRTIATEEPESVRELARLVDRDIKNVSTALNRLAEIGLVELDDDGYAKRPVVWYDNIEIDVQVTPDGSDGVVA